TTTTCAGTAACAATAACACCCTCTCATTATCATATTTTAACAATACTGAACTATATGACTATTCCGGCCCTTGATCATCCCTTCCCTCTGCCGTGAAGGTCGCCGCGGCTGGGAGCAGATTGAGGGGCCGCCAGGAAATTGGAAGGCTGATCCAGCATCAAATCCGCATGGTGTATCTCAAACATCAAGGAAAACAGTGGATGGGCGGCGGCGCTCCAGCGCGCTCTGGCAGTCGCAACTTCAAACGCCATGACGCGGTGAGGCAGCATGCCGACGTGCTGCATGGGGATGAACTGGCCGCCGGCAAAGACATCTTGAAACAGCAAGGCGTCATATTGCCGGTCCAGAGGCGAACGCGCTGTGATCACCATCCAGTCGATCTCGTTTTCGACACAGTACAGAAAATAGGCTTTAAACAACAAGGTTTTCACCATCTTGCCGACCTGTCCGGGGGCTACGCCCAAACGTGTCGCCTCCGCCAGGCGCTGTCCCTGCAGCCACGCCGGCAAGGTCACCGAATGCTCCAGCACCAGGGGCTGGTCATGGTTGGTCTGGATGCGCATCGTACCTAAAGACGAGCCGTCGAGCTTGGACTCCGCCAACAGGATGATCGTATCCTGAGCCAGGTCTGCCGGTTCGAACCGCGACAGCTTACGCGCCAGTTCCGGCAAGTGGCGGCTATAGGCCGCATGCCGGATCCCTACCGCTTTCTGCAAAGCCTGTTCGTCATTCACTATGCGGATAGTGAACGGCAAGCGCTGCTCGCGCAGCGCCGCCACTGCTGGGTTCGAGGACGAGGAAGATGACGGCGGCGGCGTGCTGCCGCCGTCGGCGAGGTGGCCGGACGTGACGACTGTATGATCTTGTTTCATGTTGAATGCTCCGAAATAGAAAACATGGTTGGCCGTTTTATGCGCGTATTGCATTACGGTATTGCCAGATTCTCACGTTCGGCACACTGTAGAAAACTAAACCCTGTCCGCGTTTAAGCCATTAGTGGCATATAACTCACGCAAAATGACTACTCGCCAACATTAATTTCCGCACATCAACATACTGCACCGTTTCAGTGCTGAGAGCCGCCCAGATACGCCGCCTTGACCGCAGGATCGTTCTTCAGCTTCTCGGCCGGGCCATGCACGGAAATCCGCCCATTTTCCAGCACATAGCCGTAATCGGCGACATTCAGGGCGGCGGCGGCGAACTGCTCCACCAGCAGCATCGTCACACCCTCCGCCTTGAGCCGGGAAATGATGCGAAACACTTCTTCCACCAGGATGGGCGCCAGCCCCATCGAAGGTTCGTCGAGCAGTATCACTTCAGGGTTGAGCATGACGGCGCGCGCCATCGCCAGCATCTGCTGTTCACCGCCGGACAAGGTGCCGGCCAGCTGGCCTTGGCGCTCTTTCAAACGCGGGAACAGTTCCAGCGCCCGCTCCAGATCGAGCTTGATATCGCCGCGCGGACGCATGCGGGTGAAGCGCGGAAAAGCGCCTAGCAGCAGGTTGTCGACCACGCTCATGGTGGCGAACACGCGACGCCCCTCAGGCGAATGGGCCAGGCCGGCGCGGGCGATCTTGTGCGACGGCAAACCGGTGACGTCGACCCCGGCCAGCGTCACGCAGCCGGACTTGGCCTTGATCATGCCGGAGATGGCGCGCATGGTGGTGGTCTTGCCGGCGCCGTTGGAGCCGATCAGGGTCACCACTTTGCCTTTCGGCACGTCCAGCGAAATACCGTGCAGCACTTCAACCTTGCCGTAAGCCGCATGCAAATTGGAAATCGAGAGCATCTTATAACCCCGCTGGCTTGGAAGTGGATGGCACACCGGCCTCGGCTGCAACTACAGCAGCAGCGCTGTCAGCGTCTTCGCCGGCGCTGCCACCGAGATAGGCTTCGATCACCTTGGCATCGCTTTGCACCGCCGCCGGCTTGCCTTCGGCGATTTTCTGACCGAAATCCAGCACTGTTACCGTATCGGAAATCGACATCACGACGTCCATGTGATGTTCGATCAGGATAATCGTGATGCCGTGCTGGCGGATCTTGTGGATGATCGCGATCAGCTCCTTGATGTCCGGCGCGGTCAGGCCGGCCGCCGGTTCATCCAGCAACAACAGTTCCGGATTCAAGCCAAGCGCGCGGCCGATTTCCAGCAGGCGCTGCTTGCCGTAAGGCAGGTTGCGCGCCTCTTCGCCGGCCAATTCGCTGAGACCGACGAATTCCAGGATGCTGGCGGCGCGCTGCCGTGCCTGCTGCTCTTCGCGCCGGTAGCGCGGCGTGTGGAAGATCACGTCCAGCACATTGCTACGGAAGGTGTGATGCAGGCCGACCAGGACATTCTCGGTGGCGCTCATTTCGCCGAACAGTTGCACATTCTGGAAAGTGCGAGCGACGCCGCCCAGGGCAATCGCCGCCGGCGTGGTGCCGGAAATCGTCTTGCCGTTGAATTCCACCTTGCCGGCAGTCGGCTTGTAGATGCCGGTGAGGACGTTC
This Collimonas sp. PA-H2 DNA region includes the following protein-coding sequences:
- a CDS encoding ABC transporter ATP-binding protein: MLSISNLHAAYGKVEVLHGISLDVPKGKVVTLIGSNGAGKTTTMRAISGMIKAKSGCVTLAGVDVTGLPSHKIARAGLAHSPEGRRVFATMSVVDNLLLGAFPRFTRMRPRGDIKLDLERALELFPRLKERQGQLAGTLSGGEQQMLAMARAVMLNPEVILLDEPSMGLAPILVEEVFRIISRLKAEGVTMLLVEQFAAAALNVADYGYVLENGRISVHGPAEKLKNDPAVKAAYLGGSQH